One Brachyspira suanatina DNA segment encodes these proteins:
- a CDS encoding ABC transporter ATP-binding protein has protein sequence MSDIIELKDVHKSFGAQKVLNGVNLKVNRGETLSVIGNSGCGKSVLIKHLMGLLQPDSGTIIVDGHDINKISDNELTEVRKKFAMVFQGAALFDSLNVYENVSFGLRRIKKDIPEERIKAKVAEVLEMVGMPNIEHKMPSELSGGMKKRVGLARAIAMDPEILLYDEPTTGLDPVMSRVIDDLIVKMQSILNVTSIVITHDMTSVFRMSDRVVMLYKGQIIEGGDPDHLAETENPHLKFFFMSSIAKKGEDIESIRPKD, from the coding sequence ATGAGCGATATTATAGAATTAAAAGATGTACATAAGAGTTTTGGAGCTCAAAAGGTACTTAACGGTGTTAATCTTAAAGTTAACAGAGGAGAGACGCTATCTGTTATAGGAAATTCAGGATGCGGTAAAAGTGTTCTTATAAAACATTTGATGGGATTGCTTCAGCCTGACAGCGGTACTATAATAGTGGATGGTCATGATATTAATAAAATTTCTGATAATGAACTTACAGAAGTTAGAAAAAAGTTTGCTATGGTGTTTCAAGGGGCTGCTTTATTCGATTCTTTGAATGTGTATGAAAATGTAAGTTTCGGTCTTAGAAGAATAAAGAAAGACATACCTGAAGAAAGAATAAAGGCAAAAGTAGCAGAAGTTCTTGAAATGGTAGGAATGCCTAATATAGAACATAAAATGCCTTCAGAACTTTCCGGAGGTATGAAAAAACGTGTCGGACTGGCTAGAGCTATAGCAATGGACCCGGAAATATTGCTTTATGATGAACCTACAACAGGTTTGGATCCAGTTATGTCTAGGGTTATAGATGATTTAATAGTAAAAATGCAGTCTATTCTTAATGTTACTAGTATAGTTATTACACATGATATGACTAGCGTATTTAGAATGTCTGACAGAGTTGTAATGCTCTATAAAGGTCAGATTATTGAAGGAGGAGATCCAGATCATTTAGCAGAAACAGAAAATCCTCATTTAAAATTCTTCTTTATGAGCAGTATAGCTAAAAAGGGCGAGGATATAGAGAGTATTAGACCAAAAGATTAA
- a CDS encoding MlaD family protein, giving the protein MKNKVKLGIFFIATFVIFVGAIILLGKIKLKGDGYRIYVDYVFIGDLQENGKVSYRGGGIQIGFIEKIAINPDGTIRVTLFITDKNVIIPVGTKFSIQTVGLGLGEKYIMVSPPAINTTGMTSMAPNTIVKGVEPFSIETTLGSIGDIGKDLNFQELSAVVSNLSQTINLISGVIISNEANINNSISNASATLGYINNIARDLSYVINDVEKGQGTIGAIMKDPQVHTNFNEIVNNLRIFSEKIKDNPSLLLFRETEAKK; this is encoded by the coding sequence ATGAAAAATAAAGTTAAATTAGGTATATTTTTTATTGCTACATTTGTTATATTTGTAGGGGCTATAATATTATTGGGTAAGATAAAACTCAAGGGTGATGGATACAGGATATATGTAGATTATGTATTTATAGGGGACTTACAAGAAAATGGTAAGGTTTCATATAGAGGAGGCGGAATTCAAATAGGTTTTATTGAAAAAATAGCTATAAATCCTGATGGTACTATTAGAGTGACTTTATTTATTACTGATAAAAATGTTATAATCCCAGTAGGAACTAAATTCTCCATACAAACTGTAGGATTGGGACTTGGAGAAAAATATATAATGGTATCACCTCCTGCTATAAATACTACAGGTATGACAAGTATGGCTCCTAATACTATAGTAAAAGGTGTTGAACCGTTTAGTATAGAAACTACATTAGGTTCTATAGGAGATATAGGTAAAGATTTAAATTTCCAAGAATTATCAGCAGTAGTAAGTAATCTTTCTCAAACTATAAATTTGATATCTGGTGTTATAATTAGTAATGAAGCTAACATAAATAATTCTATATCAAATGCAAGTGCAACTTTAGGATATATTAATAATATTGCTAGAGATTTATCTTATGTTATAAATGATGTAGAAAAAGGACAAGGTACAATAGGTGCTATAATGAAAGATCCTCAAGTACATACTAATTTTAATGAAATAGTTAATAATTTAAGGATATTTAGCGAAAAAATAAAAGATAATCCTTCTCTTTTGCTTTTCAGAGAGACAGAAGCTAAAAAATAA
- a CDS encoding inositol monophosphatase family protein: protein MLNDIIGIFTNGFSKKNKNSNSSEYDGILDEIKDFPKSKLNKCLKDAERIAIKAGKYSLKYFGCPRKVSKKGKADLFTEVDLKNEKKIKEYLLKCYPKFGFYGEESKDNTNKKFTWIVDPIDGTSNFVHGYPFYCVSIGLAYKGIPILGVVYAPLTDTVYKAHIKSKAYKNNKVIKVSSSNKLIESIIITGFYYNANVDDDFLHDRMVDFANMVKSTLALRRDGSAALDICMVAEGVADGFFEYGLSPWDICASTIILKQAGGRVTDINMQEYDIFSKEQYIASNKKIHKEMAKVLE from the coding sequence ATGTTAAATGATATCATAGGTATATTTACAAATGGTTTTTCCAAAAAAAATAAAAATTCAAATTCTTCTGAATATGATGGTATATTAGATGAAATAAAAGATTTTCCTAAATCTAAATTAAATAAATGTCTTAAAGATGCTGAACGTATAGCTATTAAAGCAGGTAAGTACTCTTTAAAATATTTCGGATGTCCAAGAAAAGTATCAAAGAAGGGTAAAGCCGATTTATTTACAGAAGTTGATTTAAAAAATGAGAAAAAGATAAAAGAATATCTATTAAAATGTTACCCTAAATTTGGATTTTATGGAGAGGAATCTAAAGATAATACAAATAAAAAATTTACTTGGATAGTTGATCCTATAGATGGCACTAGTAATTTTGTACATGGTTATCCTTTTTACTGTGTATCTATAGGTCTTGCTTATAAAGGAATACCTATATTAGGTGTTGTATATGCTCCTTTAACAGATACTGTTTATAAAGCTCATATTAAGTCAAAAGCTTATAAAAATAATAAAGTTATAAAGGTAAGCAGTAGTAATAAACTTATAGAATCTATTATAATAACAGGATTTTATTATAATGCTAATGTAGACGATGATTTTCTTCATGACAGAATGGTTGATTTTGCCAATATGGTAAAAAGTACTTTAGCTTTAAGAAGAGATGGTTCAGCTGCTCTTGATATATGTATGGTAGCAGAAGGGGTTGCTGACGGATTTTTTGAATATGGACTTTCCCCTTGGGATATATGTGCCAGTACTATTATATTAAAACAGGCAGGTGGCAGAGTTACTGATATAAATATGCAAGAATATGATATTTTCTCTAAAGAACAGTATATAGCAAGTAATAAAAAAATTCACAAAGAAATGGCTAAAGTACTTGAATAA
- the atpD gene encoding F0F1 ATP synthase subunit beta, with translation MVEGKRGKVIQVVGSTLDAEFEEGHLPAILNALYIDKEIEGVQRHIICEVQQHLGGGRVRAIALESTDGISRGDDIFDTGNHIMVPVGTETIGRIFNVLGQTVDKGEPIEAKEYRSIHASPPKFENLEPKLEIFETGIKVIDLLAPYIKGGKTGLFGGAGVGKTVLIMELIHNIASEHGGYSVFAGVGERTREGNDLWSEMKESGVINKTCLVYGQMNEPPGARLRVALSALTMAEYFRDSAGLDVLLFIDNIFRFTQAGSEVSALLGRMPSAVGYQPTLATEMGALQERITSTKNGSITSIQAVYVPADDLTDPAPATAFTHLDATTVLSREVSEKGIYPAVDPLASTSRILDPNILGQEHYDVARKVQHILQRYKDLQDIIAILGADELSEDDKLIVSRARKIEQFLSQPFFVGEQFTGLQGRYVKLEDTIRSFKGICNGDYDDLPDQAFRFVGSIEEAVAKAKTVSS, from the coding sequence ATGGTAGAAGGAAAAAGAGGAAAAGTTATTCAGGTTGTAGGTTCTACCTTAGATGCTGAGTTTGAAGAGGGACATCTTCCAGCTATATTGAATGCACTTTATATAGATAAAGAAATAGAAGGTGTTCAAAGACATATTATTTGTGAAGTACAGCAGCATTTAGGCGGTGGCAGGGTAAGAGCTATAGCCTTGGAATCTACGGATGGTATATCAAGAGGAGATGATATATTTGATACAGGTAATCATATAATGGTGCCTGTTGGTACAGAAACTATAGGAAGAATATTTAATGTATTGGGTCAGACTGTAGATAAAGGCGAACCTATAGAAGCCAAAGAATACAGATCAATACATGCATCACCTCCAAAGTTTGAAAATTTAGAGCCTAAACTTGAAATATTTGAAACAGGTATTAAAGTTATAGACTTGTTAGCTCCTTATATTAAAGGCGGTAAAACAGGGCTTTTTGGAGGGGCAGGAGTAGGTAAAACAGTTCTCATAATGGAGCTTATACATAATATAGCAAGCGAGCATGGCGGTTATTCTGTATTTGCTGGTGTAGGTGAGAGAACTAGAGAAGGTAATGATTTATGGTCAGAGATGAAAGAGTCTGGAGTTATTAATAAGACTTGTCTTGTTTATGGTCAAATGAATGAACCTCCTGGAGCAAGGCTTAGAGTAGCTTTATCTGCTTTGACTATGGCTGAATATTTTAGAGATTCTGCTGGTTTAGATGTATTATTATTTATAGATAATATATTCAGATTTACTCAGGCAGGAAGTGAGGTATCAGCATTACTTGGACGTATGCCTTCAGCAGTTGGATATCAGCCTACTTTGGCAACAGAAATGGGTGCTTTGCAAGAGAGGATAACATCCACTAAAAATGGATCTATTACTTCTATACAGGCAGTTTATGTACCTGCAGACGACCTTACAGACCCAGCACCTGCTACAGCATTTACTCACCTTGATGCTACTACTGTATTATCAAGAGAAGTTAGTGAAAAAGGTATTTATCCTGCAGTTGATCCTTTAGCTTCAACAAGCAGAATATTAGATCCTAATATATTAGGACAAGAGCATTATGATGTTGCAAGAAAGGTTCAGCATATATTGCAGAGATATAAAGATTTACAGGATATTATTGCTATACTTGGTGCTGATGAGCTTTCAGAAGATGATAAATTAATAGTATCACGTGCAAGAAAAATAGAGCAATTCTTAAGTCAGCCTTTCTTTGTAGGTGAGCAATTTACAGGATTGCAAGGAAGATACGTAAAATTAGAAGATACTATAAGAAGTTTTAAAGGTATTTGTAATGGTGATTATGATGATTTACCAGATCAGGCATTTAGATTTGTAGGCTCCATAGAAGAGGCTGTAGCTAAAGCAAAAACTGTATCGAGTTAA
- a CDS encoding methyl-accepting chemotaxis protein, translated as MIFKVDEDVLKRRLKFYMPAFFILAGVVSVGIFSILLKTVYQLSSSIISYLYIFIFILIAVFCISIYFDCLKLEKGKSIAIGKIYVIKAGIAVVLVAIFSYSLHIYLGRISIFEMLNIRLIMVVFLISVAMSIASSSFNILVRPLYKKTGKKEYHLPIAYNFLPISIATVIFIVTLVNGMHYRSEIIYDRQYDIIIKKGYANDFINKISDSLGKYITVSDNIIGYMNMIYRNNYTLDNYTDILSRYLSTRYANDNNISSVSVLFSEIEDINLNINTNGVDNLSINWRYNDINNLASINTNSRLNIAGNYFTRLATETNSLIDIRPNADTFYIYSPIVLNNRNVGFITLEVKSSVYLEVLSDSLFKANLNIFLTDDTYNIKASNNPSLIGNTQKDLDSSAIGIEIKKNQHSNYRNNITDVNVISFKDSDILAIKYSLFNNLYVINVWQHNSAYKNELFRNTIIKSSVAIYLGLLAFLLVILALILSLRKTLVFAKNVSESLSEGEGDLTIRLPVISNNESGELVHSFNKFLEKVKNIIVSVKNNAYTLTGNIQNMRASISISISDFNTIYKEFETELANSNKIAESSANAARVSFMQRTRFTAVNETVQLLLENINDINDKMKQQSEAVSKTSSSVQQMMANIVTVSHGATKANDYAKILYTEAQDGSNIGESVVDSIQSIKEYSKQITNITQVIHNIAEQTNLLAMNAAIEAAHAGEHGRGFTVVADKIRKLAEDTGENSKIINEIIEETTQAIDHTVSLAFKSSESMEKILEGSNTLADLISTISGANDELDIGRREILMNISNLNSITEDVQELSLKQMQMSSAVSQNISSVDKLAEDVVNVVNTAENEMKELVNSIENVSNLSSTSSHNMETMDKRIKELQYIFLQLYKLVISFKTEKSEEEIAREKSKSTAVDKKRIRLERKAEKNRIKEEKRRLKELKKESTKGKK; from the coding sequence ATGATTTTTAAAGTTGATGAGGATGTACTAAAAAGAAGATTAAAATTTTATATGCCTGCTTTTTTTATTTTGGCAGGAGTTGTTTCGGTAGGTATTTTTTCTATTTTATTGAAAACAGTTTATCAATTATCAAGTTCTATAATAAGCTATTTATATATATTTATTTTTATTTTAATTGCTGTTTTTTGTATAAGTATTTATTTTGATTGTTTAAAATTAGAAAAAGGGAAATCTATTGCTATAGGTAAAATTTATGTAATAAAAGCTGGAATAGCAGTAGTTTTAGTTGCTATTTTTTCATACAGCCTTCATATATATCTTGGAAGAATTTCAATATTTGAAATGCTTAATATACGTTTAATAATGGTTGTATTTTTAATTAGTGTAGCTATGTCTATTGCTTCCAGTAGTTTTAATATATTAGTAAGACCATTGTATAAAAAGACAGGTAAGAAAGAATATCATTTGCCTATAGCATATAATTTCCTTCCAATTTCTATAGCCACAGTAATATTTATAGTTACTTTGGTTAATGGTATGCATTACAGATCTGAAATAATTTATGATAGACAATATGATATTATAATAAAAAAAGGTTATGCTAATGACTTTATTAATAAAATTTCAGATTCTTTAGGAAAATATATTACAGTATCTGATAATATCATAGGATATATGAATATGATATATAGAAATAATTATACTTTGGATAATTATACTGATATATTATCAAGATATTTAAGTACAAGATATGCCAATGATAATAATATATCATCTGTATCTGTATTGTTTTCGGAAATAGAAGATATTAATCTGAATATTAATACTAATGGTGTTGATAATTTATCAATAAATTGGAGATATAATGATATTAATAATTTAGCTAGTATTAATACAAATTCAAGGCTTAATATAGCAGGTAATTATTTTACTAGATTAGCTACAGAAACTAATTCTTTGATAGATATAAGACCAAATGCTGATACTTTTTATATATATAGTCCTATTGTATTAAATAATAGAAATGTAGGTTTTATTACTTTAGAGGTTAAAAGCTCAGTATATTTAGAAGTATTATCAGATAGTCTGTTTAAGGCTAATTTAAATATATTTTTAACAGATGATACATATAATATAAAAGCATCAAATAATCCTTCATTGATAGGTAATACTCAAAAAGATTTGGACAGCAGTGCTATAGGTATAGAAATAAAAAAGAATCAACATAGCAATTATAGAAATAATATTACTGATGTAAATGTAATTTCTTTTAAGGACTCTGATATATTAGCTATAAAGTATTCTTTATTTAATAATTTATATGTTATAAATGTATGGCAACACAATAGTGCATATAAAAATGAATTATTTAGAAATACTATAATAAAATCTTCTGTAGCAATATATTTAGGTTTATTAGCATTTTTATTAGTTATATTGGCTTTGATACTTTCTTTGAGAAAGACTTTAGTATTTGCGAAGAATGTATCAGAATCATTGAGTGAAGGAGAAGGTGATTTAACAATCAGACTTCCAGTTATTAGTAATAATGAATCAGGAGAATTAGTACATTCTTTTAATAAGTTCTTAGAAAAGGTAAAAAATATCATTGTTAGTGTAAAAAACAATGCTTATACTTTGACAGGTAATATTCAGAACATGAGAGCATCTATTAGTATAAGTATTAGTGATTTTAATACCATTTATAAAGAATTTGAGACAGAGCTTGCTAATTCTAATAAGATAGCAGAATCATCAGCAAATGCTGCTAGAGTAAGCTTTATGCAGCGTACAAGATTTACGGCAGTAAATGAGACAGTTCAGTTGTTATTAGAAAATATTAATGATATTAATGATAAGATGAAGCAGCAGTCAGAAGCGGTATCTAAGACTAGTAGTTCAGTACAGCAGATGATGGCGAATATAGTAACAGTAAGCCATGGAGCAACTAAAGCTAATGATTATGCTAAGATTCTATACACTGAAGCTCAAGATGGAAGTAATATAGGAGAGTCAGTAGTAGATTCTATACAAAGTATTAAAGAATATTCTAAACAGATTACTAATATTACACAGGTAATTCATAATATAGCGGAACAGACTAACCTCTTAGCTATGAACGCAGCGATAGAGGCAGCGCATGCCGGAGAACATGGCCGCGGATTTACAGTAGTAGCGGATAAGATTAGAAAGTTGGCAGAGGATACAGGTGAGAACTCTAAGATTATTAATGAGATAATTGAAGAGACAACACAGGCAATAGATCATACAGTATCTTTAGCATTCAAGAGTTCTGAATCAATGGAGAAGATATTGGAAGGTTCTAATACTTTAGCGGATTTGATATCAACAATATCCGGTGCGAATGATGAATTAGATATAGGTCGCCGAGAGATCTTGATGAATATTAGCAATTTGAATAGTATTACAGAAGATGTACAGGAATTATCTTTAAAGCAGATGCAGATGAGTTCTGCGGTTAGTCAGAATATTTCTAGTGTAGATAAGTTAGCAGAAGATGTAGTTAATGTAGTTAACACAGCAGAAAATGAGATGAAGGAGCTTGTCAATTCAATAGAGAATGTATCGAATTTGTCAAGTACAAGCAGTCATAATATGGAGACAATGGACAAGCGAATTAAAGAGTTGCAGTATATCTTCCTTCAGTTGTATAAATTAGTAATATCTTTCAAAACAGAGAAGAGTGAAGAAGAGATAGCAAGGGAGAAGAGTAAATCAACAGCAGTAGATAAGAAGCGAATCAGATTAGAACGTAAGGCCGAGAAAAATAGAATAAAAGAAGAAAAGAGAAGATTGAAAGAGTTGAAAAAAGAAAGTACTAAAGGAAAAAAATAA
- a CDS encoding OmpA family protein, whose amino-acid sequence MKRISLFIFIFSTLIFSILHCEITHKFYWNLEKGKRIESVKTADVEYYENGILTSTYKERNIVDLTVIAIAPKGGYRVSGVFKIFRMMKGDKVFHLDEEYTSDFIIHTNGKFEVPYNYFMPNVRHVPTFPDNEVKLTESWNRESIEIVKVNNAPNLTMALSSDYLFANIETNDDGSRNAVIQYHIMTDKDLLQAGLSRKGYPERIYGFNYGTFLWDMEKNIPVSQQERYQILFGYGKELSYASLQYKMNIISTYKIYDTITKEEEDYNRKKLEDNLYNDDNVTIDTVPEGLVLRLGEILFDTDSYTLKPEAKNTIDNVIKAIKETYPDREIIVEGHTDNTGRKEYNQDLSEKRAKSVADYILPNLDHDKLSYKGFADDEPIASNDTAEGRRKNRRVDIIIKLR is encoded by the coding sequence ATGAAAAGAATTAGTTTATTTATTTTTATATTTTCTACTTTGATTTTCAGTATTTTACATTGTGAAATAACACATAAATTCTATTGGAATTTAGAAAAAGGAAAAAGAATAGAATCTGTAAAAACAGCAGATGTAGAATATTATGAAAATGGAATATTGACAAGCACATATAAAGAAAGAAATATAGTTGATTTAACAGTCATTGCCATAGCTCCAAAAGGCGGATATAGAGTAAGCGGAGTATTCAAGATTTTTAGAATGATGAAAGGTGATAAAGTTTTTCATCTTGATGAAGAATATACAAGCGATTTTATAATTCATACTAATGGAAAATTTGAAGTACCTTATAATTATTTTATGCCGAATGTAAGACATGTCCCGACTTTTCCTGATAATGAAGTAAAACTTACTGAATCTTGGAACAGAGAATCTATAGAAATTGTTAAAGTAAATAATGCTCCTAATTTAACAATGGCATTATCATCTGATTATCTATTCGCCAATATTGAAACTAATGATGACGGAAGCAGAAATGCTGTTATACAATATCATATTATGACTGATAAAGATTTACTTCAGGCTGGGCTTTCAAGAAAAGGTTATCCAGAAAGAATATATGGCTTTAATTATGGTACATTTCTTTGGGATATGGAAAAAAATATTCCTGTATCTCAGCAGGAGAGATATCAAATATTATTTGGTTATGGAAAAGAATTATCTTATGCTAGTTTGCAGTATAAAATGAATATTATCAGTACTTATAAAATTTATGATACAATAACAAAAGAAGAAGAAGATTATAACAGAAAAAAACTTGAAGATAATCTTTATAATGATGATAATGTTACTATAGATACAGTACCTGAGGGTTTGGTATTAAGACTTGGTGAGATTCTTTTTGATACTGATTCTTATACTTTGAAACCCGAAGCAAAAAATACTATAGATAATGTTATTAAGGCAATAAAAGAAACTTATCCTGACAGAGAAATAATAGTAGAAGGGCATACTGATAATACAGGAAGAAAAGAATATAATCAGGACTTATCAGAAAAAAGAGCAAAATCAGTTGCAGATTATATCTTGCCTAATCTTGATCATGATAAATTATCTTATAAAGGTTTTGCAGATGATGAACCTATAGCTTCCAATGATACAGCAGAAGGAAGAAGAAAAAATAGAAGAGTTGATATCATAATCAAATTAAGATAA
- the obgE gene encoding GTPase ObgE yields MDQFIDVVSFEIEAGHGGAGSVSFRREAHVPMGGPDGGNGGDGGDVIVRVDARINSFGKIKSRKRFRARDGEPGRARLSDGKRGDDVVIRVPIGTVVYDEDTNNILADLLEDGQSYTVARGGKGGKGNKFYATATNQAPDYAQHGLDGEKLNIRLEVKLIADIGLVGMPNAGKSSLLARLTRANPKIASYPFTTLTPNLGVCYLDYERSFVIADIPGIIEGASEGAGLGLTFLRHIERTGALCFVIDLTGEDVADTYKKLRNELKQYSKELIKKKSIIVLNKTDMLEKDEIKAKVKAIEKAVKKEYKNNKETHYEEPEIFALSVFSLDGELLDKVTNAFYKANEERYDNTKKETKEPLLLNQNKTKSKLKTKRVFGPVVSKRLGNSLGIDVIPHKTCSYNCIYCQLGSEENTRTSLANYYSVDEIIYELKEALLNNKNIDYITFAGSGEPTLYKDLKKLIYEIKQITDIPVCIITNGSLLYKQEMRSDLLIADLVIPSLDAGNMDTFKLIDQPNKEIDFDKMVNGLIEFRRVFKGEYWLEVFLLKDINDSKEELDDIIKIVNKIKPDRVQLVTATRRTSNEKAKALNDEEMENAKKYFETNCNIEIDVPSVSDKAKGNTKKITEEDIINFLIRQPDTVHMIAISFNEDESRVSELLKKLVESGKVREEIVNGVLSYAVNI; encoded by the coding sequence ATGGATCAATTTATAGATGTAGTAAGTTTTGAGATAGAAGCAGGACATGGAGGAGCTGGAAGCGTAAGTTTCAGAAGAGAGGCCCATGTACCTATGGGAGGTCCTGACGGAGGAAATGGAGGAGACGGCGGAGATGTTATCGTTAGAGTGGATGCAAGAATAAATAGTTTCGGTAAGATAAAAAGCAGAAAAAGATTCAGAGCAAGAGACGGAGAACCTGGAAGAGCTAGATTAAGTGACGGTAAAAGGGGAGATGATGTTGTTATAAGAGTTCCTATTGGTACAGTTGTTTATGATGAAGATACAAATAATATATTGGCTGATTTACTCGAGGACGGACAAAGCTATACTGTTGCTAGAGGAGGAAAAGGCGGAAAAGGAAATAAATTCTATGCCACAGCTACAAATCAGGCACCAGATTATGCTCAGCATGGTTTAGATGGTGAGAAATTAAATATAAGATTAGAAGTTAAACTTATAGCTGATATTGGACTTGTAGGTATGCCTAATGCTGGTAAATCAAGTTTGCTTGCAAGACTTACAAGAGCTAATCCAAAAATTGCATCTTATCCATTTACTACACTTACTCCGAATTTGGGTGTTTGTTATTTAGATTATGAGAGAAGTTTTGTTATTGCTGATATACCTGGAATCATAGAAGGTGCTAGCGAAGGAGCTGGACTTGGACTTACTTTCTTAAGACATATAGAAAGAACAGGTGCTTTATGTTTTGTTATAGATTTAACTGGTGAAGATGTAGCTGATACTTATAAAAAACTTAGAAATGAATTGAAGCAGTATAGTAAAGAATTAATAAAGAAAAAGTCTATTATCGTACTAAATAAAACTGATATGCTTGAAAAAGATGAGATAAAAGCAAAAGTAAAAGCTATAGAAAAAGCAGTAAAAAAAGAATATAAAAATAATAAAGAAACTCATTATGAAGAGCCTGAAATATTTGCTTTATCCGTGTTTAGTTTAGATGGAGAACTTCTAGATAAAGTTACAAATGCATTCTATAAAGCAAACGAAGAAAGATATGATAACACTAAAAAAGAAACTAAAGAGCCTTTGCTTCTCAATCAGAATAAAACTAAGTCAAAATTAAAAACAAAAAGAGTATTCGGGCCAGTAGTATCTAAAAGGTTGGGTAATTCTTTGGGAATAGATGTTATACCTCATAAAACTTGCTCTTATAATTGCATATACTGTCAATTAGGTTCTGAAGAAAATACTAGAACTAGTCTTGCTAATTATTATTCTGTTGATGAAATAATATATGAATTAAAAGAGGCTTTGCTTAATAATAAAAATATTGATTATATAACATTTGCAGGTTCAGGCGAGCCTACATTATATAAAGATTTAAAAAAACTTATTTATGAAATAAAGCAGATAACTGATATTCCTGTATGTATTATAACAAATGGTTCTTTACTTTATAAACAGGAAATGCGTTCTGATTTGCTTATTGCCGATTTGGTTATACCTTCTCTTGATGCTGGTAATATGGATACATTTAAACTTATAGATCAGCCTAATAAAGAAATTGATTTTGATAAAATGGTTAATGGACTTATAGAGTTTAGGAGAGTTTTTAAAGGCGAGTATTGGCTTGAGGTATTTTTACTTAAAGATATAAATGACAGCAAAGAAGAGCTTGATGATATAATAAAAATAGTAAATAAAATAAAACCTGACAGAGTACAGCTTGTTACAGCTACAAGAAGAACTTCAAATGAAAAGGCTAAAGCATTGAATGATGAAGAAATGGAGAATGCAAAAAAATATTTTGAAACAAATTGTAATATAGAAATAGATGTACCTAGCGTATCGGATAAGGCTAAAGGAAATACTAAAAAAATCACCGAAGAAGATATAATAAATTTTTTAATAAGACAGCCTGATACTGTTCATATGATAGCTATTAGTTTTAATGAAGATGAAAGCAGGGTAAGTGAATTATTAAAAAAATTAGTTGAAAGCGGAAAGGTGAGAGAAGAAATAGTTAATGGCGTATTGTCTTATGCAGTTAATATTTGA
- a CDS encoding ankyrin repeat domain-containing protein yields MRTVFIIIFISICCNIIYSFTQKENDLIMAAEKSDIMSIRNILNSKDVNINVQDRYGVTPLMHAVFNKDIYILELLLKNNADPNMQNDSGKTALIYACNTCEFDMIQMLIWYKADVNLTDNYKSTALMYASSRDTNIIKLLAESGADINAQNLDGKTALMYNILNKADAETIKTFISLGADINIQDIHGYSALMYAAILDYREFVEILIENGADVNKRNNYNKTALTMSEENKNYKMAEILIKYGAVR; encoded by the coding sequence ATGAGAACCGTATTTATTATAATTTTTATAAGTATATGCTGCAATATTATATATTCATTTACCCAAAAAGAAAATGATTTAATTATGGCAGCCGAAAAGTCCGATATTATGTCAATTAGGAATATACTCAATAGCAAAGATGTTAATATTAATGTTCAGGACAGATACGGCGTTACTCCTTTGATGCATGCAGTATTCAATAAAGATATTTATATACTGGAATTATTATTAAAAAATAATGCAGATCCTAATATGCAAAACGACAGCGGTAAAACAGCTTTAATATATGCATGCAATACTTGTGAGTTTGATATGATACAAATGCTTATATGGTATAAAGCTGATGTTAATCTTACTGATAATTATAAATCTACAGCTTTAATGTATGCTTCAAGCAGAGATACTAATATTATAAAATTACTTGCTGAATCAGGTGCTGATATTAATGCTCAGAATTTAGATGGTAAAACAGCTTTGATGTATAATATTTTAAATAAAGCTGATGCTGAAACTATTAAAACTTTTATTAGTTTAGGTGCAGATATTAATATTCAGGATATTCATGGATATAGTGCTTTGATGTATGCTGCTATATTGGATTATAGAGAATTTGTTGAAATATTAATAGAAAATGGAGCTGATGTAAATAAAAGAAATAATTATAATAAAACAGCTTTAACTATGTCGGAAGAAAATAAAAATTATAAAATGGCTGAGATTTTAATTAAATACGGTGCTGTAAGATAA